The following proteins come from a genomic window of Zonotrichia leucophrys gambelii isolate GWCS_2022_RI chromosome 4, RI_Zleu_2.0, whole genome shotgun sequence:
- the AADAT gene encoding kynurenine/alpha-aminoadipate aminotransferase, mitochondrial — protein MNYSRFITTVSAARKASPIRLLTELMQKSPPSLISLAGGAPNPNVFPFKRATVDIGHGTPIEIGEDLMKRALQYSASAGIPELLSWLKDFQRNLHDPPTANYSPEQGQMEVCVTTGSQEGLCKVFEMLINPGDNILLDAPTYSGTLAALRPLGCNIINIPSDQHGIIPKALKEILSAWSPEDVKNCSNHLPKFLYTIPNGCNPTGNSLTTERKKEIYQLARKYDFLIIEDDPYYFLQFEKPWAPTFLSMDVDGRVIRTDSFSKILSSGLRIGFLTGPKPLIDRVVLHIQVSTMHTSTFTQIMISQLLQQWGQKGFLEHIDRVVDFYRIQRDAMLTAADKWLKDLAEWYPPAAGMFLWIKIKGISDTQQLIMEKALKKEVLLVPGGAFNIDSSEPSSYVRASFSLPSPAQMDLAFKRLADLIKESL, from the exons ATGAATTACTCTAGGTTCATCACCACTGTGAGTGCAGCAAGAAAAGCATCTCCAATAAGACTGCTGA CTGAATTGATGCAGAAGTCTCCTccatctcttatctctctggCTGGAGGGGCACCAAATCCTAATGTCTTTCCATTTAAGAGGGCAACAGTTGACATTGGACATGGAACACCTATTGAGATTGGGGAAGATCTGATGAAGAGAGCTCTCCAGTACTCAGCCTCAGCAGG CATCCCAGAGCTGTTGTCTTGGCTGAAGGATTTCCAGCGGAACTTACACGATCCCCCCACAGCCAATtacagccctgagcaaggacaGATGGAAGTGTGTGTCACAACTGGCAGCCAGGAAGGCTTGTGTAAA gtGTTTGAAATGCTCATTAATCCTGGAGACAACATCCTTTTGGATGCACCCACATACTCGGGGACACTAGCAGCT TTGAGACCTTTGGGTtgtaatataattaatattccTAGTGACCAACACGGCATTATTCcaaaagctttaaaagaaattctgtcTGCTTGGAGCCCAGAGGATGTAAAAAATTGTAGCAATcacctccccaaattcctgtaCACTATTCCAAATGGATGCAACCCAACTGGCAACTCGCTGACCACAGAGCGCAAAAAGGAGATTTACCAG CTTGCAAGAAAATATGATTTTCTCATAATAGAAGATGATCCTTACTACTTTCTTCAATTTGAAAag CCATGGGCTCCAACTTTCCTCTCAATGGATGTGGATGGCCGAGTTATCAGGACCGACTCTTTCTCTAAAATTCTCTCATCTGG TTTAAGAATTGGTTTTCTGACGGGTCCCAAGCCTCTCATTGACAGAGTTGTTCTACACATTCAGGTGTCAACAATGCACACCAGCACTTTCACACAG attATGATATCACAGCTCCTTCAGCAATGGGGACAAAAGGGTTTCTTGGAGCACATAGACAG AGTGGTGGACTTCTACAGGATCCAGCGGGATGCAAtgctcactgctgctgacaAGTGGTTAAAAG aCTTGGCAGAATGGtaccctcctgctgctggcatgttCTTATGGATCAAAATTAAGGGTATTTCTGATACACAGCAGCTGATAATGGAAAAGGCTTTGAAGAAAGAA GTATTACTGGTTCCTGGAGGAGCATTCAATATTGATAGTTCAGAGCCTAGTTCTTATGTCAGAGCCTCCTTCTCTCTACCTTCTCCTGCCCAGATGGATCTG GCCTTCAAGAGACTGGCTGACCTTATAAAAGAATCTTTGTGA